Proteins encoded within one genomic window of Microbacterium sp. zg-B185:
- a CDS encoding ABC transporter permease subunit, whose product MTTTLEPLREQPVPPTPARAARTGRARALSAWGWGAVGILFVAVVWELYKLLGPADGVVLFGMRVLPRTTDLAMPHIWDMIARLIAPVTRAEGSPPLWGVIAIAALTTLGIAAVGWVVGVVVGIGLALVMQRWRLVEWGLLPWIILSQTVPLIAFAPIVKSWGSRVQIGPIEWQDWMSVALIASYLAFFPVAVGALRGLQSPDRIHTELMRTYAAGYWQTLLRLRLPASVPYLLPALRLGAANAVIGAVVAEVSTGLQGGIGRLLIQFAGQASGDPSKAWGPIFGSIALGLVAAGAVAMLGLLLKDYRRGEAT is encoded by the coding sequence ATGACCACGACCCTCGAGCCCCTCCGCGAACAGCCGGTGCCGCCGACGCCGGCGCGTGCGGCGCGCACCGGTCGAGCGCGCGCGCTGTCCGCGTGGGGCTGGGGCGCCGTCGGGATCCTGTTCGTCGCCGTCGTCTGGGAGCTCTACAAGCTGCTGGGGCCGGCGGATGGCGTGGTGCTGTTCGGCATGCGGGTGCTCCCCCGCACCACGGATCTGGCCATGCCGCACATCTGGGACATGATCGCGCGTCTGATCGCGCCGGTCACCCGCGCGGAGGGCTCGCCGCCGCTGTGGGGCGTCATCGCGATCGCCGCGCTGACCACCCTGGGAATCGCGGCGGTCGGCTGGGTCGTCGGGGTCGTCGTGGGCATCGGTCTGGCTCTGGTCATGCAGCGCTGGCGCCTGGTGGAGTGGGGCCTGCTGCCGTGGATCATCCTCAGCCAGACCGTGCCGCTGATCGCGTTCGCGCCGATCGTGAAGAGCTGGGGCTCGCGGGTGCAGATCGGCCCGATCGAATGGCAGGACTGGATGTCCGTCGCGCTGATCGCGTCATACCTGGCCTTCTTCCCGGTCGCGGTCGGCGCGCTGCGCGGACTGCAGTCACCCGACCGCATCCACACCGAGCTGATGCGCACCTACGCCGCCGGCTACTGGCAGACGCTGCTGCGACTACGGCTGCCGGCATCCGTCCCCTACCTGCTGCCCGCCCTCCGCCTGGGCGCCGCCAACGCCGTGATCGGCGCGGTCGTCGCGGAGGTCTCCACCGGCCTGCAGGGCGGGATCGGGCGGCTGCTGATCCAGTTCGCCGGCCAGGCCTCCGGAGACCCGTCCAAGGCGTGGGGGCCGATCTTCGGTTCCATCGCCCTCGGGCTCGTCGCGGCCGGTGCGGTGGCGATGCTCGGACTGCTGTTGAAGGACTACCGACGAGGAGAAGCGACCTGA
- the hydA gene encoding dihydropyrimidinase, whose protein sequence is MGTTLITGGTVVSATGRSQADVLIDGETIVALLRPGSELLGTDVAASVDTVLDATGKYVIPGGIDAHTHMELPFGGTAAIDTFETGTRAAAWGGTTSIIDFAVQRYGERIQDGLAAWHAKAAGNCAIDYGFHQIIGGVDEDALAAMPGLIDEGITSFKLFMAYPGVFYSDDAQVLRAMQVSRETGLLTMMHAENGPVIDVLAAQLVAEGKTDPYFHGIARAWQMEEEATHRSIMIANLTGAPLYVVHVSAKQAVAQIATARDRGQNVFGETCPQYLYLSLEEQLGASSPEWGRFEGAKWVCSTPLRSRAEGHQDHMWQALRTNDLQMVSTDHCPFCMKDQKELGRNDFRAIPNGIGSVEHRMDLMYQGVVTGQITLERWVELTSTTPARMFGLHGRKGVLQPGADADIVIYDPNGHTSIGVDKTHHMNMDHSAWEGFEIDGHVDTVLSRGKVVVDGNEYIGAKGDGRFLKRGLSQYLT, encoded by the coding sequence GTGGGAACCACACTGATCACCGGCGGGACCGTGGTCTCGGCGACCGGGCGGTCCCAGGCCGACGTCCTCATCGACGGCGAGACGATCGTCGCCCTCCTGCGTCCCGGCTCCGAGCTGCTCGGGACGGATGTCGCGGCATCCGTGGATACCGTCCTGGACGCCACCGGCAAGTACGTGATCCCCGGCGGCATCGACGCGCACACGCACATGGAGCTGCCGTTCGGCGGCACCGCCGCGATCGACACGTTCGAGACCGGCACCCGGGCGGCCGCGTGGGGCGGGACCACGAGCATCATCGACTTCGCGGTGCAGCGCTACGGCGAGCGCATCCAGGACGGCCTGGCCGCGTGGCACGCGAAGGCCGCAGGCAACTGCGCCATCGACTACGGGTTCCACCAGATCATCGGCGGCGTGGACGAGGACGCCCTCGCCGCGATGCCGGGTCTGATCGACGAGGGCATCACCAGCTTCAAGCTGTTCATGGCCTACCCGGGCGTGTTCTATTCGGATGACGCGCAGGTGCTGCGCGCGATGCAGGTCTCGCGCGAGACCGGGCTGCTGACCATGATGCACGCCGAGAACGGACCGGTGATCGACGTGCTCGCCGCGCAGCTGGTCGCCGAGGGCAAGACCGACCCGTACTTCCACGGCATCGCCCGCGCGTGGCAGATGGAGGAGGAGGCCACGCACCGCTCGATCATGATCGCGAACCTCACCGGCGCACCGCTGTACGTGGTGCACGTGAGCGCCAAGCAGGCCGTCGCCCAGATCGCCACTGCGCGCGATCGCGGACAGAACGTGTTCGGCGAGACGTGCCCGCAGTACCTGTACCTCTCCCTCGAGGAGCAGCTGGGCGCGTCCAGCCCGGAGTGGGGGCGGTTCGAGGGCGCGAAGTGGGTGTGCTCGACGCCGCTGCGCTCCCGCGCCGAAGGCCACCAGGATCACATGTGGCAGGCCCTGCGCACGAACGACCTGCAGATGGTCTCCACCGACCACTGCCCGTTCTGCATGAAGGACCAGAAGGAGCTCGGGCGGAACGACTTCCGCGCGATCCCGAACGGCATCGGGTCCGTCGAGCACCGGATGGACCTGATGTACCAGGGCGTCGTGACCGGCCAGATCACTTTGGAACGGTGGGTGGAGCTGACCTCGACCACGCCGGCGCGCATGTTCGGCCTGCACGGCCGCAAGGGTGTGCTCCAACCCGGCGCCGACGCCGACATCGTGATCTACGACCCGAACGGGCACACCTCGATCGGGGTGGACAAGACCCACCACATGAACATGGACCACTCCGCGTGGGAGGGGTTCGAGATCGACGGCCACGTCGACACCGTCCTGTCCCGGGGCAAGGTCGTCGTGGACGGCAACGAGTACATCGGAGCCAAGGGAGACGGGCGATTCCTCAAGCGGGGTCTCAGCCAGTACCTGACCTGA
- a CDS encoding TIGR03842 family LLM class F420-dependent oxidoreductase: MDFGVVLQTNPPAARTIQLAKLAEAHGFSHVWTFDSHLLWEEPYVIHSAILAETKRVTVGPFVTNPATRDWTVTASVFATLNEMYGNRTICGIGRGDSAVRVTNGKPVSMRELRESIHVIRELGNSRAVEYNGSTLRFPWSHGSTLDVWVAAYGPLALTLTGEVGDGFILQLADLDVAAWMIKTVRDAAANVGRDPDSIAFCVAAPMYIGQDRPYMRDQCRWFGGMVGNHVADIVAKYGHHADESGVPAELIDYIEGRVGYDYNTHGKADNDHVDFVPDEIIDRFCILGTAEEHIAKLEALRAIGVTQFAGYLQHDNKEETLRVYGETVIPALSEHLIAKQ, translated from the coding sequence ATGGACTTCGGCGTCGTTCTGCAGACCAACCCGCCCGCGGCCCGCACCATCCAGCTCGCCAAGCTGGCCGAGGCGCACGGGTTCAGCCACGTGTGGACCTTCGACTCGCACCTGCTGTGGGAGGAGCCGTACGTCATCCACTCGGCGATCCTCGCCGAGACCAAACGGGTCACCGTCGGACCGTTCGTGACCAATCCCGCCACGCGCGACTGGACGGTCACGGCATCCGTCTTCGCCACCCTGAACGAGATGTACGGCAACCGCACCATCTGCGGCATCGGGCGCGGCGACTCGGCGGTGCGCGTCACCAACGGCAAGCCGGTGTCGATGCGCGAGCTGCGCGAATCGATCCACGTGATCCGCGAGCTCGGCAACTCGCGGGCGGTCGAGTACAACGGCTCGACGCTGCGGTTCCCGTGGAGCCACGGCTCCACGCTGGACGTGTGGGTCGCGGCGTACGGCCCGCTCGCCCTCACCCTGACCGGCGAGGTCGGCGACGGCTTCATCCTGCAGCTCGCCGACCTGGACGTCGCGGCATGGATGATCAAGACGGTCCGGGATGCCGCGGCCAATGTCGGCCGCGACCCCGACTCGATCGCGTTCTGCGTCGCCGCCCCGATGTACATCGGCCAGGACCGGCCGTACATGCGCGATCAGTGCCGGTGGTTCGGCGGGATGGTCGGCAACCACGTTGCCGACATCGTCGCCAAGTACGGTCACCACGCCGACGAGAGCGGCGTGCCGGCCGAGCTGATCGACTACATCGAGGGACGCGTCGGCTACGACTACAACACCCACGGCAAGGCGGACAACGACCACGTCGACTTCGTGCCGGACGAGATCATCGACCGCTTCTGCATCCTCGGCACGGCCGAGGAGCACATCGCCAAGCTCGAGGCGCTGCGAGCGATCGGAGTGACGCAGTTCGCGGGCTACCTGCAGCACGACAACAAGGAGGAGACGCTCCGCGTCTACGGCGAGACCGTCATCCCGGCTCTGTCCGAGCACCTGATCGCCAAGCAGTGA
- a CDS encoding ABC transporter ATP-binding protein — protein sequence MNLSSTDLGLAARVQNLTKTFGHGESAVRALDDVSVGIRQGEFTAIMGPSGSGKSTLMHIMAGLDAATSGRAWIGDTDITALNDLELTILRRRRVGFVFQAFNLVPTLDAVSNILLPFDLDGRRPSAPEKARIDGLIETLGLGPRLRHRPHQLSGGQQQRVAIARALATAPDLVFADEPTGNLDSRSGREVLGLLAAASREHGQSIAMVTHDPIAAAHADRVIFLADGRVVADKPRQSAEEISAYMLATELGGAAVAS from the coding sequence ATGAACCTCTCCTCGACAGATCTCGGGCTGGCCGCCCGGGTGCAGAACCTCACCAAGACCTTCGGACACGGGGAGAGCGCCGTGCGCGCGCTCGACGACGTCAGCGTCGGCATCCGGCAGGGCGAATTCACGGCGATCATGGGACCCTCCGGCTCCGGCAAGTCCACGCTGATGCACATCATGGCGGGACTGGATGCGGCGACCTCGGGTCGCGCCTGGATCGGCGACACCGACATCACCGCCCTCAACGACCTGGAGCTCACGATCCTGCGGCGGCGACGGGTCGGGTTCGTCTTCCAGGCCTTCAACCTCGTGCCCACCCTCGATGCGGTGAGCAACATCCTTCTGCCGTTCGATCTGGACGGGCGGCGCCCGAGCGCGCCCGAGAAGGCTCGCATCGATGGGCTGATCGAGACGCTCGGTCTCGGTCCGCGGCTCCGGCACCGGCCGCACCAGCTGAGTGGCGGTCAGCAGCAGCGCGTCGCGATCGCCCGGGCGCTGGCCACGGCGCCGGATCTCGTGTTCGCCGACGAGCCGACGGGCAACCTGGACTCGCGCAGCGGCCGTGAGGTGCTCGGCCTGCTCGCCGCGGCCAGCCGTGAGCACGGGCAGTCGATCGCCATGGTCACGCACGACCCGATCGCCGCGGCGCACGCCGACCGCGTCATCTTCCTCGCCGACGGCCGAGTCGTCGCGGACAAGCCGCGCCAGAGCGCCGAGGAGATCTCCGCCTACATGCTGGCCACCGAGCTCGGCGGCGCGGCGGTCGCATCATGA
- a CDS encoding hemerythrin domain-containing protein, producing the protein MSATPLPPSGDVPAPKTCDASGMIDIHRMFRRGFGEGPALVRLVADGDTGHAAAVATQLETLSLGLHAHHEGEDARLWDALDERAPSCAVHVERMKAQHAALLEHLRALDGSLPAWRTSAGRADAEPVLAALQGVNAAIAVHLPDEEANIVPVMEHTITEAEVQWFSDHGRRSIPKGQTWQQLGEILASQPDGGDEWLHTHMPPPARLAWRWIGRRRYAQHRARLEGR; encoded by the coding sequence ATGTCCGCGACCCCCCTGCCGCCCAGCGGCGACGTACCGGCTCCGAAGACGTGCGATGCGAGCGGGATGATCGACATCCATCGGATGTTCCGGCGCGGTTTCGGCGAGGGGCCCGCGCTGGTGCGGCTCGTCGCCGATGGCGACACCGGCCACGCCGCGGCTGTGGCCACGCAGCTGGAGACGCTGTCGCTGGGTCTGCATGCCCACCACGAAGGAGAGGACGCCAGGCTCTGGGACGCGCTCGATGAGCGCGCACCCTCGTGCGCCGTGCACGTGGAGCGGATGAAGGCGCAGCACGCTGCGCTTCTGGAACACCTGAGGGCTCTGGACGGATCGCTGCCCGCGTGGCGGACATCGGCCGGGAGAGCGGATGCCGAGCCCGTGCTGGCCGCGCTCCAGGGGGTCAACGCCGCGATCGCCGTGCACCTCCCCGACGAGGAGGCGAACATCGTGCCGGTGATGGAGCACACGATCACCGAAGCGGAGGTGCAGTGGTTCTCCGACCACGGGCGCCGGTCGATCCCCAAGGGGCAGACCTGGCAGCAGCTCGGGGAGATCCTCGCATCGCAGCCCGACGGCGGCGACGAGTGGCTGCACACGCACATGCCGCCGCCGGCCCGGCTGGCGTGGCGGTGGATCGGCAGACGCAGGTACGCGCAGCACCGAGCACGGCTGGAGGGGCGCTGA
- a CDS encoding diacylglycerol kinase family protein has protein sequence MPTTDPLSADTTDGDQEVPDVVERIALPASPDGAGVLIVMNKDAGTAVVRADPRPLIAERLPRAVVRELEQDETVADAVAEAMAGQDPPRVIGAYGGDGTIAQTAHVALERDLPVLALPGGTFNHFARAAGIDSVEIAIDALQAGEGVAATVGELAAGGRTSTVLNAASIGIYPDFVAERSRRRRRLGKWVAGAVAIWRELRRGEAIDIVIAGKRARVWSVFASIGRNTPGQVATMQRRTLSDDVLDVRVLHARGSRVQAVAALSFGRRTRAVLRALRLLPPASDIEHITATEITVSVQARAGSATFYVHDGELERRPAVGPDGRYTLSCRILPRALRVYAPREVPPPEHG, from the coding sequence ATGCCGACGACCGACCCGCTCTCCGCCGACACGACGGACGGCGACCAAGAGGTCCCGGACGTCGTCGAGCGCATCGCACTGCCGGCATCGCCCGACGGCGCGGGTGTGCTCATCGTGATGAACAAGGATGCCGGGACCGCCGTGGTGCGCGCCGACCCGCGGCCCCTGATCGCGGAGCGACTGCCGCGAGCCGTCGTGCGCGAACTCGAGCAGGACGAGACGGTGGCCGACGCTGTGGCGGAGGCGATGGCGGGGCAGGATCCGCCGCGCGTGATCGGCGCGTACGGCGGCGACGGGACCATCGCGCAGACGGCGCACGTCGCGCTCGAGCGGGACCTTCCGGTCCTCGCGCTTCCCGGGGGGACCTTCAACCACTTCGCCCGCGCAGCGGGAATCGACAGCGTCGAGATCGCCATCGATGCGCTGCAGGCCGGTGAGGGCGTGGCGGCGACCGTGGGCGAGCTGGCCGCCGGTGGCCGCACGTCGACCGTTCTGAACGCGGCATCCATCGGCATCTATCCGGACTTCGTCGCCGAGCGCAGCCGCCGGAGGCGACGCCTGGGCAAGTGGGTCGCGGGTGCCGTCGCGATCTGGCGCGAACTGCGGCGCGGCGAGGCGATCGACATCGTCATCGCCGGCAAACGGGCCCGCGTCTGGTCGGTCTTCGCCAGCATCGGACGCAACACCCCCGGGCAGGTCGCGACGATGCAGCGGCGCACGCTGTCGGACGACGTCCTGGACGTGCGGGTGCTGCACGCCCGCGGATCGCGCGTGCAGGCCGTCGCGGCGCTCTCGTTCGGCCGGCGGACGCGGGCCGTGCTGCGTGCGCTGCGCCTGCTGCCACCGGCATCCGACATCGAGCACATCACCGCCACCGAGATCACCGTCTCGGTGCAGGCGCGCGCCGGTTCGGCGACGTTCTACGTGCACGACGGCGAGCTGGAACGGCGCCCCGCCGTCGGTCCCGATGGTCGCTACACGCTGAGCTGCCGGATCCTTCCGCGAGCGCTGCGGGTGTACGCCCCGCGGGAGGTTCCGCCGCCCGAACACGGGTGA
- a CDS encoding ABC transporter permease, protein MTTVRQPQPTRQSPAGWSTATERRLRVIAPITVGLIGLVTWQFLVSVVGVSDYLLPSPAAIAQQFAEFGGAIWQAALITGTNALLGLVVGTVLAILLAALASRWRAVDGMSAPIVASLAVVPIVALAPVLNSMFGADSQFGRQAIAALASFVPVFLNTLRGLRQTRPVHRDLMRSYAATGAQAFRTVTLPTALPYLLTGVRIASSLAVISALVAEYFGGPRGGLGSAISTSAATSAYARAWAYVVAAIVVGLFFYLATALAERIVLRRIPVGGVR, encoded by the coding sequence ATGACCACCGTGCGTCAGCCGCAGCCCACCCGGCAGAGCCCGGCGGGCTGGAGCACGGCGACCGAGCGCCGCCTGCGGGTGATCGCCCCCATCACGGTCGGGCTGATCGGATTGGTCACCTGGCAGTTCCTGGTCAGCGTCGTCGGGGTCTCCGACTACCTGCTGCCCAGCCCGGCCGCGATCGCCCAGCAGTTCGCCGAGTTCGGCGGCGCCATCTGGCAGGCGGCGCTGATCACCGGGACGAACGCGCTGCTCGGCCTGGTGGTCGGGACGGTCCTGGCGATCCTGCTCGCCGCCCTCGCATCCCGCTGGCGGGCCGTCGACGGGATGTCCGCGCCGATCGTGGCATCCCTGGCGGTGGTGCCCATCGTGGCGCTCGCACCAGTGCTGAACTCGATGTTCGGTGCCGACAGCCAGTTCGGTCGGCAGGCCATCGCGGCTCTGGCATCGTTCGTCCCGGTCTTCTTGAACACCCTCCGCGGACTGCGCCAGACCCGGCCCGTGCACCGCGACCTGATGCGCAGCTACGCCGCCACCGGCGCGCAGGCGTTCCGCACCGTCACCCTCCCGACCGCGCTGCCGTACCTGCTCACCGGCGTCCGGATCGCCAGCTCGCTCGCGGTGATCTCCGCGCTGGTCGCGGAGTACTTCGGCGGCCCGCGCGGCGGGCTGGGCAGTGCGATCTCCACCTCGGCGGCCACCAGCGCGTACGCGCGGGCCTGGGCGTACGTGGTGGCAGCGATCGTGGTCGGTCTGTTCTTCTACCTGGCAACCGCGCTCGCCGAGCGCATCGTGCTGCGCCGCATCCCCGTCGGAGGAGTCCGATGA
- a CDS encoding ABC transporter ATP-binding protein — protein sequence MAVGHAQHGSNDAPGSDSVVVRDVAKTFATKTGDVSALQGIDLTVADGEFVALIGPSGCGKSTLLRLIADLDPPTAGTIEVFGKPANRARRDQDYGIAFQQAGLLPWRTVAANISLPLELHGVGAAERKARVAELAELVGLTDFADRHPDQLSGGMQQRVAIARSLAARPKLLLMDEPFGALDEMTREHMQTELSRIAAETGAAVVFVTHSIPEAVFLSDRVVVMSPRPGRITHIIETGFGKDAARDESLRESPAFFSRVTAVREALHGTSVPTGGREQR from the coding sequence ATGGCCGTTGGACACGCGCAGCACGGCTCGAACGACGCCCCCGGCAGCGACTCCGTCGTCGTCCGCGACGTCGCCAAGACGTTCGCCACCAAGACCGGCGACGTCAGCGCGCTGCAGGGCATCGACCTGACCGTCGCGGACGGCGAGTTCGTGGCGCTGATCGGCCCCTCCGGATGCGGCAAGTCCACACTGCTGCGCCTGATCGCCGACCTCGATCCGCCCACGGCCGGCACGATCGAGGTCTTCGGCAAGCCCGCGAACCGGGCACGCCGGGATCAGGACTACGGCATCGCGTTCCAGCAGGCCGGCCTGCTGCCCTGGCGGACGGTGGCGGCCAACATCTCGCTCCCGCTCGAGCTGCACGGCGTCGGCGCCGCGGAGCGCAAGGCCCGCGTGGCGGAGCTTGCCGAGCTAGTGGGGCTGACCGACTTCGCCGACCGGCATCCCGACCAGCTCTCCGGCGGCATGCAGCAGCGGGTGGCGATCGCGCGATCGCTCGCCGCGCGGCCGAAGCTGCTGCTGATGGACGAGCCGTTCGGGGCGCTGGATGAGATGACCCGCGAGCACATGCAGACCGAACTGTCGCGCATCGCCGCCGAGACCGGAGCGGCCGTCGTGTTCGTGACGCACTCCATCCCCGAGGCGGTCTTCCTCTCCGACCGTGTCGTGGTGATGTCCCCCCGTCCCGGCCGGATCACGCACATCATCGAGACCGGATTCGGCAAGGATGCCGCGCGCGACGAGTCGTTGCGCGAGTCGCCCGCGTTCTTCTCCCGGGTGACGGCGGTACGCGAAGCCCTGCACGGCACCTCGGTGCCCACCGGCGGCCGGGAGCAGCGATGA
- a CDS encoding histidine kinase: MFRPLKTYQVVVDLVVSAAFLSVALPVEIVLALGSGTAPENAAVLVSGAVAIGLIFSAALAVRRWSPALALGLAWAGAVVQMSLARPPSVADVAIFGVLYATAAYGTQRVYWAGFASALSGALVITVYLFASALSTEGLSVRTISAAVAVLVAAAFALLLAWTVGALVRMAIRARENRVAQERAEAEAAVEQERLQIARDMHDVVAHSLAVVIAQADGARYAAPADPTAATQALGTISTTARAALADVRLLLTRLRHSETGGPQPTLADLEELYAQVRATGVTLRVEVDPAPVEQPSAAVQLAVYRILQEALTNGLRHGGGSPVDVTLGWHPDHVALEVRNRLKTGERPKESGHGLIGMGERASLVGGRLNAADRDGWFVVEATLPIRAGAAR; encoded by the coding sequence GTGTTCCGCCCGCTCAAGACATATCAGGTCGTGGTCGATCTCGTCGTCTCAGCGGCGTTTCTGTCCGTCGCGTTGCCGGTGGAGATCGTCTTGGCCCTCGGATCGGGCACCGCGCCGGAGAACGCGGCCGTGCTCGTGTCCGGGGCCGTGGCGATCGGTCTGATCTTCAGCGCAGCCCTCGCCGTCCGTCGCTGGTCGCCGGCCCTCGCCCTCGGGCTGGCGTGGGCGGGCGCGGTGGTGCAGATGTCCCTGGCCCGGCCGCCGTCGGTGGCGGATGTGGCCATCTTCGGCGTCCTGTACGCCACCGCGGCATACGGCACGCAGCGGGTGTACTGGGCCGGTTTCGCGTCGGCGCTGTCCGGTGCCCTGGTCATCACGGTGTATCTGTTCGCGTCCGCCCTGAGTACAGAGGGCCTGTCGGTGCGCACGATCTCGGCGGCGGTCGCGGTGCTGGTCGCCGCCGCTTTCGCGCTGCTGCTGGCCTGGACGGTGGGCGCGCTGGTGCGCATGGCCATCCGTGCCCGCGAGAATCGCGTCGCGCAGGAGCGGGCCGAGGCGGAGGCCGCCGTCGAACAGGAGCGGCTGCAGATCGCGCGCGACATGCACGACGTGGTCGCGCACTCGCTCGCCGTGGTGATCGCCCAGGCCGACGGGGCGCGCTACGCGGCGCCAGCGGATCCTACGGCGGCCACCCAAGCGCTGGGCACCATATCGACGACCGCTCGCGCGGCGCTGGCGGATGTGCGGCTGCTGCTGACCCGGCTGCGGCACAGCGAGACCGGCGGGCCGCAGCCGACCCTCGCCGACCTCGAGGAACTGTATGCCCAGGTCCGGGCGACGGGCGTCACGCTGCGCGTGGAGGTCGATCCCGCACCGGTGGAGCAGCCGTCCGCGGCGGTGCAGCTGGCGGTGTATCGGATCCTGCAGGAAGCCCTGACCAACGGGCTGCGGCACGGCGGCGGGAGCCCGGTGGATGTCACGCTGGGATGGCACCCCGACCATGTCGCCCTCGAGGTGCGCAACCGGCTCAAGACGGGAGAGCGGCCGAAGGAGTCCGGGCACGGGCTGATCGGTATGGGCGAGCGTGCGAGTCTGGTCGGAGGCCGGCTGAACGCCGCCGACCGGGACGGCTGGTTCGTCGTCGAGGCCACCCTGCCGATCCGGGCCGGTGCGGCCCGATGA
- a CDS encoding response regulator transcription factor has product MTPITVVLVDDQALFRAGIRMLVDSQPDLEVVGEAANGREALAVVRATRPDVVLMDIRMPVMDGLEATAELLRDDSFGAAAPRVVMLTTFDLDEAAARAIRQGASGFLLKDADPEFLLAAIRTVHSGSAVIAASATRELFAHFASAAPRPVPQAYATLTDREREIFALAARGLSNAEIAGREFLSEATVKTHISRILAKLALRDRVQLVVFAFEHGLA; this is encoded by the coding sequence ATGACGCCGATCACGGTGGTCCTGGTGGATGATCAGGCGCTGTTCCGCGCCGGCATCCGCATGCTGGTGGACTCGCAACCGGACCTGGAGGTGGTCGGCGAAGCGGCCAACGGACGTGAGGCGCTCGCTGTCGTGCGCGCCACCCGGCCGGATGTCGTGCTGATGGATATCCGGATGCCGGTCATGGACGGTCTGGAGGCGACTGCCGAGCTGCTGCGCGACGACTCGTTCGGCGCCGCGGCGCCCCGAGTGGTGATGCTGACCACGTTCGATTTGGATGAGGCCGCGGCGCGCGCGATCCGTCAGGGTGCCAGCGGCTTCCTGCTCAAGGATGCCGACCCCGAGTTCCTCCTCGCCGCGATCCGCACGGTGCACTCCGGATCGGCCGTGATCGCGGCATCCGCCACCCGCGAGCTGTTCGCCCACTTCGCCAGCGCCGCGCCCCGGCCCGTTCCGCAGGCCTACGCCACCCTGACCGACCGGGAGCGCGAGATCTTCGCCCTCGCCGCGCGTGGGCTCTCCAACGCCGAGATCGCCGGCCGCGAGTTCCTGTCCGAGGCCACCGTCAAGACGCACATCAGCCGCATCCTCGCCAAGCTCGCGCTGCGCGACCGCGTGCAGCTGGTCGTCTTCGCCTTCGAGCACGGGCTGGCGTAG
- a CDS encoding nitrilase-related carbon-nitrogen hydrolase: MTTVRAAITQTTWTGDKESMLDKHEQFAREAAAQGAQVICFQELFYGPYFGITEDKKYYRYAEPADGPIVQRFAALAAELNMVMILPIYEEDITGVYYNTAVVVDADGTILGKYRKHHLPHLDRFWEKFYFRPGNLGYPVFDTAVGKVGVYICYDRHFPEGWRELGLNGAHMVFNPNATKPGLSNRLWEVEGPAAAVANGYFVLQPNRVGREDNEYGELAVDFYGTSQAIDPRGDFIGERGSGTSEEVLIRDLELNMVQEMRDDWQFYRDRRPDSYTMIAKP; the protein is encoded by the coding sequence ATGACGACGGTACGCGCGGCGATCACCCAGACCACCTGGACGGGCGACAAGGAGTCGATGCTCGACAAGCACGAGCAGTTCGCGCGGGAGGCCGCAGCCCAGGGGGCGCAGGTCATCTGCTTCCAGGAGCTGTTCTACGGGCCCTACTTCGGGATCACCGAGGACAAGAAGTACTACCGCTACGCCGAGCCCGCGGACGGGCCGATCGTGCAGCGGTTCGCCGCCCTGGCCGCCGAGCTGAACATGGTCATGATCCTCCCGATCTACGAGGAGGACATCACCGGCGTGTACTACAACACCGCGGTCGTCGTCGATGCCGACGGCACGATCCTCGGCAAGTACCGCAAGCACCACCTGCCTCATCTGGACCGCTTCTGGGAGAAGTTCTACTTCCGTCCCGGCAATCTCGGGTATCCCGTGTTCGACACCGCGGTCGGCAAGGTCGGCGTCTACATCTGCTACGACCGCCACTTCCCCGAAGGCTGGCGCGAGCTCGGTCTGAACGGCGCGCACATGGTCTTCAACCCCAACGCCACCAAGCCGGGGCTGTCCAACCGGCTCTGGGAGGTGGAGGGACCGGCCGCGGCCGTCGCGAACGGCTACTTCGTCCTACAGCCGAACCGGGTGGGACGCGAGGACAACGAGTACGGCGAGCTCGCGGTCGACTTCTACGGCACCAGCCAGGCGATCGACCCGCGCGGCGATTTCATCGGCGAACGCGGCTCGGGAACCTCCGAAGAGGTCCTCATCCGCGACCTCGAACTGAACATGGTCCAGGAGATGCGCGACGACTGGCAGTTCTACCGGGACCGCCGGCCCGACTCGTACACGATGATCGCGAAGCCGTGA